In Candidatus Glassbacteria bacterium, the genomic window CGGCGGTTTGCGGGCCATGACGGCCTGCTCGAACGCATAGGCAATTCCGATCAACAGCGGTTCGCTCCAGGCCCGTCCCCAGAAACTGACCCCCATCGGCAGGCCGAACAACCAGCCGAACGGGACAGTGAGATGCGGGTATCCCGCCACGGCCGGCAGCCCTGAGCTGCCGCCCAGCATGTGGTCGCCGTTGAGCGGGTCGGTAAACCCGGCCGGCCCGGAGGTGGGGCAGAAAATCGCGTCCAGGCCGTGCTCGTCCATCAGCTTGTCGATCCCCTCGGCGCGGCTGAGCTTCCCGCACTCGGCCAGGGCGTCGGTGTAGGCCTTATCCGTCAGCGGTCCTTTTTCGACAGCCTCCTCCATGATCTGCTGGCCGAAATAGACCAGCTCGCTCTCGGCGTGGGCCTCGTTGAACGCGATCACGTCGGCCAGGGACTTGACCGGCGCCGACGGTCCCAGCCAGTCGAAATAGGCTTTCAGCCCGTGCTTGAACTCGTACTGCATCACGGTCGATTCGTGGGGCCACATCCGGTGCGACGGCAACTCCAGCGGGTCGATCAGCTCGGCTCCGGCGTCCTTGAGCACACCGACCGACTCCTCCATCACGGGGTCAACCAGGTAGCTGATCTTGAAATGCTTGCGGGCAATGCCGATTTTTTTGCCCCGCAGCGCGCCGGGGTCGAGATAGCGGGTGTAGTCCTGGCCGAACTGCTCCCGCCCGGCGTCGGTGGCCTTGTCGTTCATGTCCGGTCCGGCCAGGGCATTGAGCAGCGCGGCGGCATCGGCCACAGTGCGGGCCATCGGACCGGCGGTGTCCTGGGTGTGGGAGATCGGGATAATCCCCGAGCGGCCGATCAGCCCGACTGTCGGCTTGATCCCCACTATCCCGCAGACCGAACTTGGCCCCACAATCGAGCCGTCGGTTTCGGTGCCCACCGCCAGGGTGCAGAGATTGGCGCTCACTCCGGCGGCGGAACCGGCGCTGGAGCCCGAGGGGTTGCGGTCCAGGGCGTAGGGATTGGCTGTCTGGCCCCCGCGGGCGCTCCAGCCGCTGGTCGAGCGCCAGCCGCGGTAGTTGGCCCACTCGCTGAGGTTGGCCTTGCCCAGGATCACGCACCCCGCGGCGCGCAGACCAGCGGCGACCCGGCTGTCGGCCGGGGCGACAGAGCCCTCCAGGGCCAGCGACCCGGCGGTGGTGGTCATAGCATCGCCGGTGGCGATATTGTCCTTGATAATTACCGGGATCCCGTGCAGCAGCCCCCGGTCCTGGCCGGCGGCCAATTCGCGGTCCATCTGCTCCGCAATTGCCCGGGCATCCAGATTGAGTTCGATAATCGCGTTGAGGCCGGTCCCGCGGTCAACCTCTTCGATCCGCCCGAGATATTTTTCCGTGATTGACGCACAGGTGTATTTCCCCTCGCGGATAGCCCGCCCCAGCTCGGCCACGCCCATTTCCGCCAGCTCGAATTTTTTTACCGTGGACTGTCCGGCGGCATCTTCTGCGCTTTTGCGTGCGCCGCTACAGCCGGTGGCGGCCAGCCCCGCGCCGAGGAGAAGGAAGTCTCGTCTGTTAATCTGGTTACCGCTCATGGGGCGCCTCGCACGGGGAAAAATGATATTGCCCGGAACAGCTTTCTTATCGAATATTTTCAGCAATCAGGTCTACGATAACCCGGCTCGCAAAGGATTGAAACCTGCCGTCTATCTCAGGCCTTCAGCAGCCGGAGTAACTCCAGCAGATCGAAGATGTCCACTCTGCCGTCCACATTGACATCCGCGGGATCCAGCCTTGCCGGAAAGTAATTTTTGTCGCTGATTACGCCCAACAACTCCAGCACGTCGAATATATCGATTTTCTCATCCTTGTTTACGTCGCCAGGTACGTTCCGCCGGGCGGTGACAGCGTAGTCGCCGGAATCTGTGAACGTGTAGGTATAGTCGCCAAACTTGATATCGTAACCCTCGTCCACCTTGACCATCTGCACTTCTTCCCAGACTATCGTGGGAACCACGCCCTCTCCCACGGTCAGCATGTGAGTCAGCATTAATGTACTGTCCGCTTGGTAGGAGAACTTGACCCGCCAGGTATCCACCGAAGTTTTCTGGACGGTGATCACCGTATCCGGCTGGAAAGAGCTGCAGGAGATAAAGCTCGAATCGTTGGTGGCCCAGGCCATGCTCTGGCCCACAACCGGCTCCTCGGCAAGCTGCAGCAGCCAGTCCACCGTACCCAGCGAGCCGCCGGCGGGCGCTCTCAGCCAGTCCATCACTATCACCGTGCCCGGCCGGATAAACAGCAGCTGCCGCACGCAGCTTTCCACCACGCCGGGAGCATAGGCCTGGGCGTATTGGCCGCTCGCCGCGGCCCAGTCGCCGCCCTCGTCATAGAACAGGAAATCGCCGGTGTCCAGCCGCTGGCCTTTGTCCAGATTGGACAGGAAACTCCCCAGGGTTCCGTGGTTCTGGCCGTGGCGCTCCTCCTGGGTACTCCCGTTGATAACGAGCGTGCTGTGGACGTCCGAGGGCTGCTGGGGGCCGTTGACACTGCCGTAGACCAGCGGGTCGGTGGCCAGCAGGCCGTTGCGGAAAATGGTGAACTGGCCCTGGCAGTAGTGGTTGTGGTCGCCGTAGTGGTCCTTGACCCCGAATGAAACCACGGTTGCATCGGCGTCCCAACTGCTGCGCGCGGTGAAGTGCCCGCCCTGGGCGCCGCCGCCGGAGAGATAACTCAGCGCCCCCTCAGCGGGTTCGGTGTCGATCATCCGGGTGTAGAGCATGTAGAACACTCCGGTGATCCCGTAGAACCGGCCCGTACCCCGCTTGCCTGCCAGCCACTGGCTGAACCAGGCTCCTTCCGGCGAGTCCAGCGCCCAGGTGAGCGCATCCAGCACCCCGGCCATCTCGTGGGTCACACTCCCGTTCGGCCCCCCGATCACATCGCCCCACGGCACGTAGCGCATGTCCGGGTAGACATTGTGGATCTCGTTGAGGAAATGCCGGCGCAGCCAGTCGTCCTGTTCGGTTTCGATCCTGGCGACAAGGTCCTGCCCGGATGCGCCGGCCGCGGCCAGTACGGGCCAGACCGCGCCGCTGAAATCGTAGAGCGACCAGTAACCGTAGCTTTCGCTGGGCAGGCCGTCCAGGTACAGCATGGCGGGGTACAGCGCGCTGTTCATCCGCTGGCGGATATCGTCGTAAAGCGCGTCGGAGGTGGAGTCCTCCCCGGCGGTCGCCAGCGCCCAGAGCATGGTGCCGCTGGCGGTCATCCAGATGTAGTTATGGAAAATGTGGTCGTTCTGCCATTTCATGCCCTCGTTGCGGGCCAACTGGCCAAGCTGATAGCGCGCCATGCCGCGGTCCAGGTTGCTGAAGCCCTCGTAGGTATGCATCCAGTCGTAGGCCAGAGCATACTCCAGCAGGTCGAAAAAGACCTCGAACACGTCGTAGCTGCGACCGCTGTCGTAACGGTAGCGGGCCAGCATCCCCACAGCCGAGTCAGCCGCGGCCGAGTCGCCGGTGAGCTGCCAGACCATCGCCTGACAGGCGGCGTTGCTGATCCCGCCGATCTTGGCCAGCATGGCCTCGTATTCCGGGTGGTCGGTGTGCGAGCGGAGCTGCGCCAGCGAGATCGCCGGGCCGGTGCTGTCGGCGGACATCAGCAGGCGGGGCCGGGACTGGCTCAGGTCCTCGCGGGGCGGGATGACCTCGAGTGCCGCCAGCGGGGCGGACAGGATCGAGGCGGATAATAACGAGAGCAGGAAAGAAACAGTCGTTCGCATGATCGGTTATCTCCTCATCAACCCGGTTACGGATCGGTTGTTTCATTTGCAGCAATTCTATATTAATCTGATTCGCCCGCGATTGAAAGAGACAGCCCCGCGCGGCGGCGCGGTATTTCCATTGACATTCTCTACTCCGGATGCGCCAGGCCCGCATCTTTGCCCGATCCACCAGACCTCGTCCGATTTCCCGGCCTAGACCTCCGCCGGAACTACCCAGGGCTCGCGGTAGGTGCGGCCCAGGTAGGCGTTGGCCTCGGGGTCGCCGGGGAAGCTCTGGTTCCTGGGGTCGAACACCAGCTTGCGGTTGCCGACCCGGCAGGAGACATTGCTCAGGTGGCAGAGCAGGGTCGAGATATGGCCCTGCTCCACATCGGCCGCCGGCAGCTCCCTGCTGCGCACACAGTCGATAAAGTTGCGCAGATGGGCGGCGTCCCCCTGACGGCCGGGTTCGGTCCGCACAAGCTCGTAATTCTCGTCGTACACCTGCCAGCCTCCCCCGTGCCTGCCGAAATTCATCATCCCCGCAGTGCCCTGAACCACGATTTTCGTGCTGCAGTTTTCCCAGGCGGGAATCGTGTCGGAGTCGCGGATAGAGTGGGGAATCTTTTTCATGTAGGGCGTCCAGAGGGTGGCCTTGAACAGCAGGGTCAGGCCGCCGTACTCGAAGGTGGCGATCTGGGTATCCGGGATTTCCCGGCCGTCGTCGAAATGCCGCACGCCGCCATCGGCGTAGGCGGCCTCCGGATAGCCGATATCCAGCAGCATGCGGGCGAGATCCAACTGGTGGACCGCATCGCCGGCAATACCGCCCGTACTGTAATCCCAACGCTCGAACCACCAGCGTCCGGGACTGTACGGGACCAGTGGACCGGGTCCGCACCACATATCCCAGTCCAGCCCGGGCGGGACAGGCTGCTCGTCACCTTTGGGCACGGCCGGGTGCTGCATCTGGAACACCACCTCGGCCAGATGCACGTCGCCGATTCCGCCGCTCTTGATAAACTCCGCCGCGGCGGCGGCGTACGCGCTGCTTCTGCACTGAAGGCCCACCTGCACAACGCGCTCGTATTTGCGCGCGGCACGGACCATCTGTGCGCCCTCCCAGATATTGAGCGACAGGGGTTTTTCGACATATACGTCCTTGCCGGCCCGGCAGGCCATGATCGCTCCCAGCGCATGCCAGTGGTCAGGAGTGGCGTTGACCAGCGCATCCACTTCCGGATCGTCGAGGATGCGGCGGAAGTCGGTGACCAGTTCCGGCTCATAGTCCTGATGAGCGGAGACCGCCTCCAGCGACCGCTCGAACCGTCGCTGATTGACGTCGCAAAGGTAAGCCACCTCGACATCCGGCATGGCCGCAAACCAGCCGGCGAGCTGGGTGCCCCGCCCGCCGACTCCCATGATCCCGATTCTGACCCTGTCGCTGGCGGGCACGCTCTTACCCGGCGCCAGCAGGGAAAGAGCCGCGGCCGCCCCGGCCGAATTGCGGAAAAACTCCCTGCGTCCGATCGGTTTCATCACAGATACCCTCCGTGCTGTGTTGCGAGCAGTTCCCGATTCAATGCCGCTCAGCCTCCATCGCGCTCGAACAGAGCGGCGTAGTGGGCGGATTCCTCAAAAATCCCGCCGCCTGTGGCGTAGAATTCATCGTTAAGGTAATATAGCCCATCGCGCGGGACGGTCCACTCTTTACCCGCGGCCGGATGGTAGCCGCTCATCCGGTCCCAGCCCCCGTAAAGCTGGTGTCCGTTGGCCTCCATCAGCCCCAGCTCCAGACCGGGCAGCGGCGCCAGCCTGGCGGCCACGTTGCGGTTCCATTCAGCCAGCACCGGATTGACTGTCAGATCGGCGCAGAAGCACGGGATTCCCGCCCGGAAAGCGACCCTGGCAATCCGCAAAGTTTCGCTCAGAGTTTTA contains:
- a CDS encoding Gfo/Idh/MocA family oxidoreductase; this encodes MKPIGRREFFRNSAGAAAALSLLAPGKSVPASDRVRIGIMGVGGRGTQLAGWFAAMPDVEVAYLCDVNQRRFERSLEAVSAHQDYEPELVTDFRRILDDPEVDALVNATPDHWHALGAIMACRAGKDVYVEKPLSLNIWEGAQMVRAARKYERVVQVGLQCRSSAYAAAAAEFIKSGGIGDVHLAEVVFQMQHPAVPKGDEQPVPPGLDWDMWCGPGPLVPYSPGRWWFERWDYSTGGIAGDAVHQLDLARMLLDIGYPEAAYADGGVRHFDDGREIPDTQIATFEYGGLTLLFKATLWTPYMKKIPHSIRDSDTIPAWENCSTKIVVQGTAGMMNFGRHGGGWQVYDENYELVRTEPGRQGDAAHLRNFIDCVRSRELPAADVEQGHISTLLCHLSNVSCRVGNRKLVFDPRNQSFPGDPEANAYLGRTYREPWVVPAEV
- a CDS encoding amidase; translated protein: MNRRDFLLLGAGLAATGCSGARKSAEDAAGQSTVKKFELAEMGVAELGRAIREGKYTCASITEKYLGRIEEVDRGTGLNAIIELNLDARAIAEQMDRELAAGQDRGLLHGIPVIIKDNIATGDAMTTTAGSLALEGSVAPADSRVAAGLRAAGCVILGKANLSEWANYRGWRSTSGWSARGGQTANPYALDRNPSGSSAGSAAGVSANLCTLAVGTETDGSIVGPSSVCGIVGIKPTVGLIGRSGIIPISHTQDTAGPMARTVADAAALLNALAGPDMNDKATDAGREQFGQDYTRYLDPGALRGKKIGIARKHFKISYLVDPVMEESVGVLKDAGAELIDPLELPSHRMWPHESTVMQYEFKHGLKAYFDWLGPSAPVKSLADVIAFNEAHAESELVYFGQQIMEEAVEKGPLTDKAYTDALAECGKLSRAEGIDKLMDEHGLDAIFCPTSGPAGFTDPLNGDHMLGGSSGLPAVAGYPHLTVPFGWLFGLPMGVSFWGRAWSEPLLIGIAYAFEQAVMARKPPRLLPSVEFQSAGLSQA